From a single Sediminibacterium sp. KACHI17 genomic region:
- a CDS encoding carbohydrate kinase produces the protein MKILCIGEALIDMICTDKGSSLSKGQHFLKKPGGAPTNVAAAIAALGGNVELAAKVGNDPFGKQLIDVMQEFGVSTRWMLQDPTAFTTFAFVSLMEDGERDFVFNRGADGQLSREETDAIPLDEVSIIHFGSATGFLPGPLQAAYQGMLQKALMQDDIFISFDPNYRHLLFPNETQTFIDQSWNFLQSCHFFKLSDEEAMLITNTYSVTDAAQILLDKTNAVFTITLGKEGTLLGLKGKTEIIPSIPVQPVDTTGAGDAFVGAVLYQLREKDLRSIIQLSHQEWKHIIQNANKAGARTCEYLGAMEAFKHLSSNIFE, from the coding sequence ATGAAAATACTTTGTATCGGAGAAGCACTGATCGACATGATCTGTACTGATAAAGGCAGTTCTTTGTCCAAGGGCCAACATTTTTTAAAGAAACCCGGTGGAGCACCTACCAATGTAGCTGCTGCAATTGCTGCTTTAGGCGGAAATGTTGAACTGGCAGCTAAAGTGGGCAACGATCCATTCGGAAAACAATTGATCGATGTGATGCAAGAATTCGGTGTATCTACCCGATGGATGTTGCAAGACCCAACAGCGTTTACAACATTCGCCTTTGTATCATTAATGGAAGATGGTGAGCGTGATTTTGTTTTTAACCGCGGAGCTGATGGTCAACTCAGTCGAGAAGAAACAGATGCAATTCCTTTAGATGAAGTCAGCATTATTCATTTTGGATCTGCTACAGGCTTTCTACCCGGGCCTTTACAAGCTGCCTATCAAGGTATGTTACAAAAGGCTTTGATGCAGGATGATATCTTCATCAGCTTTGACCCAAATTATCGCCATCTTTTATTCCCAAATGAAACCCAGACCTTCATTGATCAGTCCTGGAATTTCTTGCAATCTTGCCACTTTTTTAAACTGAGTGATGAAGAAGCAATGCTGATCACAAATACGTATTCAGTGACTGATGCCGCACAGATACTATTAGATAAAACCAATGCTGTATTCACCATCACTTTAGGGAAAGAAGGTACTTTGCTCGGGTTAAAAGGTAAAACAGAGATCATTCCCAGTATTCCCGTTCAGCCGGTAGATACCACTGGTGCCGGTGATGCCTTTGTGGGTGCAGTATTGTATCAATTACGCGAAAAGGATTTGAGAAGTATCATACAATTATCACATCAAGAATGGAAACACATCATACAAAATGCCAACAAAGCCGGCGCCAGAACTTGCGAGTATCTCGGGGCGATGGAAGCGTTCAAGCATTTGAGTAGTAACATTTTTGAATAA
- a CDS encoding PDZ domain-containing protein, giving the protein MKSTFAKLLSLTGGIRFYGSLVLLTTSLMVQAQGTRLLRQPDISASQVAFVYGSDLWIADLNGQNVLRLTSTPAVESEPHFSPDGQWVAFTSDRSGSNAVYVVSAKGGEATRVTWHPANAIARGWSKDGKNILYSSERETAPTPHMRLWSVPATGGPSKLLSRQWGNDGAYSPDGSKLVIDKMDRWDVEWRAYRGGQNTPLIILDLATQTETLLPNDRTIDIQPIWIGDQIYFLSDRNGGVANIWSYHTTTKALTQLTSFKGADVKWLSGNAKKLIYEREGWLYQIDLNGANSQQLTVSVVGDFPWSAPRWENVGNRISRASLSPTGKRAVMEARGEIFTVPVENGDVRNLTQSSNTADRAPIWSPKGNEIAWFSDANGKGYALMIAPQDGMGKPRSIPIGESKMAWTPTWSPDGKYIAFVDDDVRIQVVELATGTITTADIGGINIERGGMGITWSPDAQWLAYAKTGNNMLRGIKAWNVKTKSILNLTDPFADAFSPAWDRDNKHLYFLASTDVALASGWANTSSQNARPEYEAYVINLRKSDLSPFKPNSDEEEVKAEEKPKTDKPEEKPKTDAKPKEDKDVVIDLEHIDRRTIPLPLPKRNYGAIYAGPSGSIFINEFVPNRPAVLHKFTLESKEAKEFTTGAGGITISADGKKMLAFQQGSWKIISTGGPTGADAKALKTDLRMYLNRGEEWQQIFNEAWRYERDFFYDPNIHGRDWDEVYKRYAPLVPFVKHRDDLRYILDQVNGELSVGHSFVGGGDYPATDNASVGLLGADLVIDKGRWKIARIYTTESWNPGLSSPLDRPGIKVAEGDYIVGINGKELTANDDPYRFLDGTADVQTVLHINKTAEFENHWTEIVKPIRNETALRQRVWVEDNRRIVDSLSGGKLAYVWVPNTGQPGFVSFNRYYFAQQDKLGAVIDERYNGGGLLDDYMVDLMNRSLRAALTNEVPNGKPMQLPAGIKGPKVLLINELAGSGGDYFPWAFRQQKVGPLIGARTWGGLVKSSVHYAMVDGGTLTAPDNAVFDPINRKWVAENEGVAPDIDVRQDAQSLQAGKDPQLERAVKELLQILGNKSVPDIKVPAYPTPAKPKN; this is encoded by the coding sequence ATGAAATCAACCTTTGCAAAGCTGCTTTCTCTAACAGGAGGAATACGCTTTTATGGAAGTCTTGTTCTGCTGACAACCTCATTGATGGTTCAGGCACAAGGCACTAGATTACTCCGCCAACCGGATATCAGTGCTTCACAAGTTGCCTTCGTCTATGGTTCAGATCTTTGGATAGCCGATCTGAACGGACAAAATGTTTTGCGTTTAACCAGTACACCTGCTGTTGAAAGTGAACCTCATTTTTCTCCTGACGGACAATGGGTCGCTTTTACCAGCGACCGTAGCGGCAGTAATGCAGTGTATGTAGTATCCGCAAAAGGAGGCGAGGCCACTCGTGTTACTTGGCATCCCGCGAATGCTATCGCACGCGGCTGGAGTAAGGATGGAAAAAATATTCTTTACTCTTCTGAAAGAGAAACTGCACCCACTCCTCATATGCGTTTATGGTCAGTACCTGCAACGGGTGGACCCAGCAAATTACTTTCCCGTCAATGGGGAAATGACGGCGCATATAGTCCTGATGGCTCTAAACTTGTGATCGATAAAATGGATCGATGGGATGTTGAATGGAGAGCCTATCGTGGCGGACAAAACACACCTTTGATCATTTTAGATCTGGCTACACAAACAGAAACCTTGTTGCCCAATGATCGTACGATCGATATACAACCGATCTGGATCGGAGATCAAATTTATTTTCTGAGCGATAGAAATGGCGGTGTGGCGAACATCTGGAGCTATCACACTACAACCAAAGCATTGACCCAACTGACTTCATTCAAGGGTGCGGATGTAAAATGGTTGTCAGGTAATGCAAAAAAACTAATCTACGAACGCGAAGGATGGTTATACCAGATCGATCTGAATGGAGCTAATAGCCAACAACTCACGGTATCTGTTGTGGGTGATTTCCCATGGTCAGCACCTCGCTGGGAAAATGTTGGCAACCGCATTTCACGTGCAAGCTTAAGTCCTACCGGCAAAAGAGCAGTTATGGAAGCCCGTGGTGAGATCTTCACCGTACCGGTTGAAAATGGTGATGTGCGTAATCTCACTCAAAGTAGCAATACCGCAGACAGAGCTCCGATCTGGTCACCCAAAGGCAATGAAATTGCATGGTTCAGTGATGCCAATGGTAAAGGTTATGCCTTAATGATCGCCCCGCAAGATGGAATGGGTAAACCACGTAGTATTCCTATTGGCGAATCTAAAATGGCATGGACACCTACCTGGAGTCCGGATGGCAAATACATTGCTTTTGTAGATGATGATGTGCGTATTCAAGTTGTAGAACTTGCCACCGGTACTATTACTACTGCTGATATAGGCGGTATCAATATTGAACGTGGTGGTATGGGAATTACCTGGAGTCCGGATGCACAATGGTTGGCTTACGCTAAAACCGGCAACAATATGTTACGTGGCATCAAAGCGTGGAATGTAAAAACAAAAAGCATCCTGAATCTTACAGATCCATTTGCAGATGCTTTTTCTCCTGCCTGGGACAGAGATAATAAACATCTCTATTTCCTCGCCAGTACTGATGTTGCACTGGCAAGCGGATGGGCCAATACCAGTTCTCAAAATGCGAGACCGGAATATGAAGCCTATGTCATCAACTTACGCAAAAGCGATCTCTCTCCTTTCAAACCCAATAGCGATGAAGAAGAAGTGAAAGCAGAGGAGAAACCAAAAACAGATAAGCCAGAAGAAAAACCAAAGACAGATGCAAAACCCAAAGAAGATAAAGATGTGGTGATCGATCTTGAACATATTGATCGCAGAACCATTCCTCTACCATTACCTAAAAGAAATTATGGTGCTATTTATGCCGGTCCAAGTGGTAGTATTTTCATCAATGAATTTGTACCAAACAGACCCGCCGTTTTACACAAGTTCACACTCGAAAGTAAAGAGGCAAAAGAATTTACAACTGGTGCCGGTGGTATCACTATTTCTGCGGATGGTAAAAAAATGTTAGCCTTTCAACAAGGTAGTTGGAAGATCATTTCAACGGGTGGTCCAACAGGTGCCGATGCCAAAGCTTTGAAAACAGACTTACGCATGTACTTGAATCGTGGTGAAGAATGGCAGCAGATCTTCAATGAAGCCTGGCGTTATGAAAGAGATTTCTTCTATGATCCTAACATCCATGGACGCGATTGGGATGAAGTATACAAACGCTATGCACCACTCGTTCCTTTTGTAAAACACAGAGATGACCTGCGCTATATCCTTGACCAAGTAAACGGTGAATTGAGTGTAGGTCACAGTTTTGTAGGTGGCGGTGATTATCCGGCAACTGATAACGCCAGTGTTGGATTATTAGGTGCTGATCTGGTGATCGATAAAGGACGCTGGAAAATTGCACGTATCTACACAACAGAGAGCTGGAATCCTGGATTGAGTAGTCCACTAGACAGACCCGGTATAAAAGTAGCTGAAGGTGATTATATCGTAGGTATCAATGGTAAGGAACTCACCGCTAATGATGACCCTTATCGATTCTTGGATGGTACAGCAGATGTTCAAACCGTATTACACATCAACAAAACCGCTGAGTTCGAAAACCATTGGACAGAAATTGTAAAACCCATTCGTAATGAAACAGCTCTAAGACAAAGAGTATGGGTTGAAGACAATAGAAGAATAGTAGATAGTTTAAGCGGAGGTAAGCTAGCTTATGTTTGGGTTCCCAATACAGGTCAGCCTGGCTTTGTAAGTTTCAACCGTTACTATTTTGCACAACAGGATAAACTTGGTGCAGTCATCGATGAACGTTACAATGGCGGTGGCTTATTGGATGATTATATGGTTGATTTGATGAATCGTTCTTTACGTGCTGCACTAACCAATGAAGTTCCCAATGGTAAACCCATGCAATTACCCGCTGGTATCAAAGGGCCAAAAGTGTTACTCATCAATGAGCTGGCAGGTTCGGGAGGTGATTATTTCCCATGGGCTTTCCGTCAACAAAAAGTAGGTCCATTGATCGGCGCAAGAACCTGGGGTGGACTCGTAAAATCGAGTGTTCACTATGCCATGGTAGATGGAGGTACACTTACCGCACCGGATAACGCTGTGTTTGATCCGATCAACAGAAAATGGGTAGCAGAGAATGAAGGTGTGGCACCGGATATTGATGTGAGACAAGATGCACAATCACTACAAGCCGGTAAAGACCCTCAATTGGAAAGAGCAGTAAAAGAATTATTGCAGATACTGGGAAATAAATCTGTACCGGATATCAAAGTACCCGCATATCCAACGCCTGCTAAGCCTAAGAACTAA
- a CDS encoding GNAT family N-acetyltransferase: protein MALKLIDHGSKEYQQMVELRYHILRKPLGLAFTMEELEKEKNEILIGCFDEEKLEGCCMLKDEGDKTVRLRQMAVLSGLQGKGIGRVLMMFAENIARDRGYKRLTMHARGTAVGFYEKLGYNICSDEFFEVTIPHYIMEKNL from the coding sequence ATGGCATTAAAACTCATTGACCACGGCTCCAAAGAATACCAGCAAATGGTAGAACTACGCTATCATATCCTGCGTAAACCGCTCGGACTTGCTTTTACCATGGAAGAACTGGAAAAGGAAAAAAATGAGATCCTGATCGGTTGTTTCGATGAAGAAAAGCTGGAAGGTTGTTGTATGCTCAAAGATGAAGGGGATAAAACCGTTCGTTTGCGACAAATGGCCGTTTTATCAGGATTACAAGGAAAAGGTATTGGTAGGGTACTGATGATGTTCGCTGAAAACATTGCCCGCGATCGAGGTTATAAGCGTCTTACCATGCACGCCCGTGGAACAGCGGTTGGTTTCTATGAAAAATTAGGATACAATATCTGCAGCGACGAATTCTTTGAAGTAACCATCCCTCACTATATCATGGAGAAAAACTTATAA
- a CDS encoding YcxB family protein codes for MQVSFSYDKKKVIQALRYHFVQKPEIRVLMVLVNVFAIAAAVLFYLKKIRPEPFLLGSFIWIMLMASFWYILPNNIYKKAQTFKDDFIIDFTDDHIRLENERGYVDWEWKKFYRYFESPHFFHLYFDSKSFFLVPKENMGEEFRHDLRGMLKRKITEK; via the coding sequence ATGCAAGTCAGTTTTTCCTACGATAAGAAGAAAGTGATACAGGCACTGCGTTATCATTTTGTACAGAAGCCGGAGATCAGGGTGTTGATGGTATTGGTGAATGTATTTGCGATTGCCGCGGCAGTATTGTTTTATTTGAAAAAGATCAGGCCTGAGCCGTTTTTATTGGGTTCTTTTATATGGATCATGCTGATGGCTTCTTTTTGGTATATCCTCCCTAATAATATTTATAAAAAGGCGCAAACCTTTAAAGACGATTTCATCATTGATTTTACGGATGACCATATCCGTCTAGAAAATGAGCGGGGTTATGTTGACTGGGAATGGAAGAAGTTTTATCGCTATTTTGAAAGTCCGCATTTCTTTCATCTTTATTTCGATAGTAAATCCTTCTTTCTGGTTCCCAAAGAAAATATGGGAGAAGAATTCCGGCATGATCTGCGAGGGATGTTAAAAAGAAAAATAACGGAGAAATAA
- a CDS encoding phosphatase PAP2 family protein, translating to MKKNLSFLLMVIFLTVQMSCSKDAPNTTDNAPLLAPTKMDIDAGLWRPVLLTGPTEFPVAAPAAVTTPGYVAELNEIKGYQRDLTRSQEASIKYWGAGGVLRWNELMRELVAKYNLPPYQNADGTYPFPSANNPFAYPLFPFANPPYAARAYAYVSAAQYDALVAAWHYKKLYNRPAPYKTDASIKAKLPTSDLPSYPSEDAVLAGVTAEMMKLLFPGEIAFIQQKADEQKLSKIMAGVATRSDIEAGEALGRLVAQKFTARARADRAGAAAGNQASWTALETNTIARGEIPWISLESPKRPPMLPGFGNVRPFLFDETTTPTLRPGPPPSTSSEQMKKELAEILDFVKNPTAERIRITHFWADGIATPTPPGHWGAIADADFIKQGFSEVRWARNMALLNMAMMDAAIVCWDTKYFYFNPRPSQLNPAIKTLTGLPNFPAYISGHSTFSAAAATILGHIVPSRAKDYDAMAKEASISRMYGGIHYRSDCEKGLETGNKVGAYAVNRAKTDGAD from the coding sequence ATGAAAAAGAATTTATCCTTTTTACTAATGGTCATCTTTTTGACGGTGCAGATGTCATGCTCAAAAGATGCTCCTAATACAACCGATAATGCGCCACTATTGGCGCCGACAAAAATGGATATTGATGCCGGACTTTGGAGACCTGTTTTATTGACTGGTCCGACAGAGTTTCCTGTGGCGGCACCGGCTGCAGTTACTACTCCGGGCTATGTTGCAGAGTTGAATGAAATAAAAGGCTATCAGCGTGATCTTACAAGATCACAAGAAGCATCCATCAAATATTGGGGAGCAGGAGGTGTTTTGCGATGGAATGAACTGATGAGAGAACTTGTAGCAAAATACAATTTACCTCCTTATCAAAATGCTGATGGAACTTATCCTTTCCCGAGTGCGAATAATCCATTTGCTTATCCTTTATTTCCATTTGCCAATCCACCATATGCAGCAAGAGCGTATGCGTATGTAAGTGCTGCACAGTATGATGCTTTAGTGGCTGCATGGCATTATAAGAAGTTGTACAACAGACCTGCACCTTATAAAACAGATGCGTCTATCAAAGCAAAACTTCCTACAAGTGATCTGCCTTCTTATCCGTCTGAAGATGCCGTACTTGCAGGTGTTACTGCTGAGATGATGAAACTTCTTTTCCCGGGAGAGATCGCTTTCATACAACAGAAAGCAGATGAACAAAAACTTTCCAAGATCATGGCAGGTGTTGCTACCAGAAGTGATATCGAGGCGGGAGAAGCATTGGGAAGATTGGTGGCGCAAAAATTTACTGCTCGCGCCAGAGCAGACAGGGCCGGTGCTGCAGCAGGCAATCAGGCAAGCTGGACTGCTTTGGAAACCAATACCATCGCACGCGGTGAGATCCCTTGGATCAGTTTGGAATCGCCTAAGCGTCCACCCATGTTACCAGGCTTTGGTAATGTCAGACCTTTTCTTTTTGATGAAACAACCACACCAACCTTAAGACCGGGTCCACCACCCTCAACTTCCAGCGAGCAAATGAAAAAAGAATTGGCAGAGATCCTAGACTTTGTAAAAAATCCGACCGCTGAAAGAATTCGCATCACTCATTTTTGGGCTGATGGTATTGCAACTCCAACGCCTCCCGGACATTGGGGTGCGATTGCTGATGCAGATTTTATCAAACAAGGATTTAGTGAAGTGCGTTGGGCAAGAAATATGGCATTACTGAATATGGCGATGATGGATGCTGCGATCGTATGTTGGGATACCAAATATTTTTATTTCAATCCCAGACCTAGTCAACTCAATCCGGCTATAAAAACACTTACGGGCTTGCCTAACTTCCCGGCATATATTTCAGGTCACTCAACTTTCAGTGCAGCTGCGGCTACAATACTGGGTCATATTGTACCATCCCGTGCAAAAGACTATGATGCCATGGCAAAAGAAGCATCTATCTCCAGAATGTACGGAGGTATTCACTATCGTAGTGATTGTGAGAAAGGATTGGAAACCGGTAATAAAGTTGGTGCCTATGCTGTGAATAGAGCAAAGACAGATGGAGCAGATTAG
- a CDS encoding MFS transporter, with translation MHITKPRLSFWQIINMNVGFFGIQYSFGLQQTAVNPLYSFLHAKPEDLPLLNLAGPMTGLLIQPIIGALSDKTWHPRWGRRKPYFLIGAIFCSLCLFAFPFSRALWMAVGLLWILDAANNTAMEPYRAFIADKLPASQRALGFLTQSFFTGLGITLANLSLFFFQRVITGESTTSDGQSGIPYWVYGSFFVGAICSIVSVAWSVIKTPEIPPTEEELAALRAEHKSFLTPFKEIFASIAHMPKALWQLALIYLFQWYAMFCYWQFISHSIARSVWNTSAEENSKLYEEAVGWTGLVNGFYNIITFLSAFGLVWMAKKIGAKKVHIICLAMASLALFILPFIENKYLLFVPMIGFGIAWASMMGVPYIMVVGSIPKEKYGVYMGIINMMIVVPMIIQTLSFGYIYQHFLGSNPANAILFAGALLLIAALATLRMRVEKTEEEAEVSTGGGH, from the coding sequence ATGCACATTACTAAACCACGTTTGAGTTTCTGGCAGATCATCAACATGAATGTCGGTTTCTTTGGTATCCAATACAGTTTTGGATTGCAACAAACAGCTGTGAATCCACTCTACAGTTTTTTACATGCTAAACCGGAAGATCTGCCACTACTCAACCTTGCCGGTCCAATGACCGGTCTGCTGATTCAACCGATCATTGGCGCATTGAGTGATAAAACCTGGCATCCACGTTGGGGGCGTCGTAAACCTTATTTTTTAATTGGTGCAATTTTTTGCAGTCTTTGCTTATTTGCATTCCCATTCAGTCGCGCATTATGGATGGCTGTAGGATTACTTTGGATACTAGACGCGGCTAATAACACGGCGATGGAGCCCTATCGCGCCTTTATCGCCGATAAATTACCTGCCAGTCAACGAGCGCTGGGTTTTCTAACACAAAGTTTTTTTACCGGACTTGGCATCACACTCGCCAACCTGTCCTTATTCTTTTTTCAAAGAGTCATCACGGGCGAATCCACCACTTCTGATGGACAAAGCGGTATCCCTTATTGGGTGTATGGATCTTTCTTTGTGGGTGCGATATGTTCAATAGTATCGGTAGCATGGTCAGTCATAAAAACACCAGAGATACCACCAACAGAAGAAGAACTTGCTGCACTAAGAGCTGAGCATAAAAGTTTCTTAACTCCTTTTAAAGAAATATTTGCCTCGATCGCACATATGCCAAAAGCATTATGGCAACTAGCACTGATCTATTTGTTTCAATGGTATGCCATGTTTTGTTATTGGCAATTCATCTCACATAGTATTGCTCGCTCTGTATGGAATACCAGTGCAGAAGAAAACTCTAAGCTATATGAAGAAGCCGTTGGTTGGACCGGCCTTGTCAATGGGTTCTACAACATTATCACTTTCTTATCTGCATTCGGATTGGTATGGATGGCGAAAAAAATAGGCGCCAAAAAAGTGCATATCATTTGTTTGGCCATGGCATCGCTTGCACTATTCATTTTGCCCTTTATAGAGAATAAATATTTACTCTTCGTTCCTATGATAGGTTTTGGTATTGCATGGGCGAGCATGATGGGAGTACCCTATATCATGGTTGTTGGCAGCATCCCTAAAGAGAAATATGGCGTGTACATGGGTATCATCAATATGATGATTGTTGTACCAATGATTATTCAAACACTTTCCTTCGGATATATCTATCAACACTTCTTGGGAAGTAATCCTGCGAATGCTATTCTTTTTGCAGGTGCACTTCTTCTCATCGCTGCATTAGCTACATTGCGTATGCGCGTTGAGAAAACAGAGGAAGAGGCAGAGGTTTCGACGGGAGGAGGACATTGA
- a CDS encoding alpha-amylase family protein, with translation MYSFSLHQRISRICTQEGLSVSGDDLHFYTRLSANAAAIHGLYQSLYSNHLMADALFEKLLLTLIHNHQNRTEALRKRDLDKASKGSWFLSNEICGMSLYVDRFCGTLQQLPKKLPYLESLGINFLHLMPVFESPEGESDGGYAVSDFRKVDARFGSLEDLRAVQQIMLNKDMYLMLDIVLNHTSHHHEWAVKARKGDPVYQDYFYMYDDRTLPDQFDATMPEIFPESAPGSFTWCKEANKWVMTVFHQYQWDLNYTNPAVFIDMLDNILFYANLGVDILRIDAPAFIWKQLGTTCQNLPQAHDILRLIRQCVEVSAPGMALLGEAIVAPKEIMKYFGTDLYIARECDVAYNATQMALQWDALATGDTRVMLAAQNDLLQKPLGCTWISYTRCHDDIGLGFEDSSITAAGFNAYEHRKFLKDYYSGAHPGSPASGALFSVNPKTQDARISGSLASLCGLEKALESGNTSWIDTAAKKILLMQAQSFFVGGIPMLFYGDEAAYTNDYSYLNDPGKSYDNRWMHRPLIDWEKNKKTKEAGTIEHRIFSGTQKLLKLRKQLSVTADHKNLRWITPHNIHVSGFIRSMDDDHLYCLFNYSNKAAYLTWYAFKEQGHAIENLYDHWNEKRYSVGEDYEYLVIEPYSFCLLTNR, from the coding sequence ATGTATTCATTTTCTCTCCACCAACGTATCTCCCGCATATGCACTCAGGAAGGACTTTCTGTGTCAGGAGATGATCTGCATTTCTATACGCGCTTATCGGCTAATGCCGCTGCTATTCATGGTCTTTATCAGTCATTGTACAGTAACCATTTGATGGCAGATGCATTATTTGAGAAATTATTATTGACCCTCATTCATAATCACCAAAACCGTACGGAAGCTTTGCGCAAGAGAGATCTGGATAAAGCTTCAAAGGGTTCCTGGTTTTTGAGTAATGAGATCTGTGGGATGAGTTTGTATGTAGATCGTTTTTGTGGCACCCTACAGCAATTACCGAAAAAATTACCCTACCTCGAATCACTCGGCATCAACTTTTTACATTTAATGCCTGTGTTTGAAAGTCCGGAAGGAGAAAGTGATGGTGGCTATGCTGTGTCGGATTTCAGAAAAGTAGATGCACGGTTTGGTTCACTCGAAGATCTGCGTGCTGTTCAGCAAATCATGTTGAACAAAGACATGTATCTCATGTTGGATATTGTATTAAACCACACTTCACATCATCACGAATGGGCAGTAAAAGCGAGAAAAGGTGATCCTGTATATCAGGACTATTTCTACATGTACGATGATCGTACTCTACCCGATCAGTTTGATGCTACGATGCCTGAAATATTTCCCGAGAGTGCGCCCGGTAGTTTTACCTGGTGCAAGGAAGCCAACAAATGGGTGATGACCGTATTTCATCAATATCAGTGGGATCTAAACTATACCAACCCCGCTGTATTCATTGATATGTTGGATAACATTTTATTCTATGCAAATTTGGGGGTTGATATTTTACGTATTGATGCTCCTGCATTTATCTGGAAACAATTGGGTACTACTTGTCAGAATCTACCACAAGCGCATGATATACTCAGACTGATTCGTCAATGTGTAGAAGTGAGTGCTCCTGGCATGGCCCTTTTAGGTGAAGCCATTGTGGCCCCAAAAGAGATCATGAAGTATTTTGGTACCGATCTTTATATCGCTCGTGAATGTGATGTAGCTTATAATGCCACACAAATGGCTTTACAATGGGATGCCTTGGCAACAGGTGATACAAGAGTGATGTTAGCAGCACAAAATGACCTCTTGCAAAAACCACTTGGCTGTACCTGGATCAGCTATACCCGTTGTCATGATGATATTGGTTTAGGATTTGAAGACAGTTCAATTACTGCTGCAGGTTTCAATGCATATGAACATCGGAAATTTTTGAAAGATTATTATTCTGGTGCCCATCCGGGTTCTCCTGCATCCGGTGCCTTATTTTCTGTGAATCCTAAAACACAGGATGCACGTATCAGTGGATCACTGGCTTCTTTATGTGGATTGGAAAAAGCATTGGAGTCCGGTAACACTTCATGGATTGATACAGCAGCAAAGAAGATTTTATTGATGCAGGCACAAAGCTTTTTTGTAGGCGGCATCCCGATGTTATTTTATGGTGATGAAGCTGCTTATACCAATGATTACAGTTATTTGAATGATCCGGGTAAAAGCTATGATAACCGATGGATGCATCGGCCATTGATAGACTGGGAGAAAAATAAAAAAACAAAAGAAGCGGGAACCATAGAACATCGCATCTTCAGTGGCACACAAAAACTATTGAAACTAAGAAAGCAATTATCGGTGACAGCAGATCATAAGAACCTGCGCTGGATCACTCCACATAATATTCATGTATCAGGATTCATACGATCCATGGATGATGATCATTTGTATTGTCTATTCAATTACAGCAACAAAGCTGCTTATCTGACCTGGTATGCTTTCAAAGAGCAGGGACATGCTATTGAAAATCTTTATGATCATTGGAATGAAAAAAGGTACTCAGTAGGTGAAGACTATGAGTACCTTGTTATTGAGCCGTATTCGTTTTGTTTGTTGACAAATCGCTAA
- a CDS encoding DUF5694 domain-containing protein: MGNAEYQLFQIMHGDQSWFSHFDSSSYPAKAFLRSLRRSATRLKNTEHHNLVFPLAKQLHINYLYPTDDNSTFSYQSDAYGRLSNALKGTEELKQFESFWQAYSQNEATLIRKGNVIERINQPSWIDSTDIGQARILYATHNTHARDYVNIWYFRNKNLARRIAEAATKSKAKKMIVVYGNIHVYPIKKYLEEMGYRVKLLGDL, from the coding sequence ATGGGTAATGCAGAATACCAGTTGTTTCAAATCATGCATGGCGATCAAAGCTGGTTCTCGCATTTTGACAGCTCAAGTTATCCTGCCAAAGCTTTTCTTAGAAGTTTACGCAGATCAGCCACCCGATTAAAAAACACTGAGCATCACAATCTTGTATTCCCATTGGCCAAACAGCTACACATCAACTATCTGTATCCAACAGATGACAACAGTACTTTTTCATATCAAAGCGATGCGTATGGAAGACTCTCCAATGCATTGAAAGGAACAGAAGAACTCAAACAATTTGAATCCTTCTGGCAAGCATATAGTCAAAACGAAGCTACTTTGATTAGAAAAGGAAATGTTATTGAGCGTATCAATCAACCTTCATGGATCGATAGCACTGATATTGGACAAGCAAGAATTTTATATGCGACCCATAATACCCATGCCAGAGACTATGTTAATATCTGGTACTTCCGTAATAAAAACCTTGCCAGAAGAATTGCTGAAGCAGCTACAAAATCAAAAGCAAAAAAAATGATCGTTGTGTACGGCAACATACATGTATATCCAATTAAAAAGTACCTTGAAGAAATGGGATATCGTGTGAAACTTCTAGGAGATTTATGA